The Myxococcus fulvus region CCTGAAGTCCCGAGCGCCCCACGGTAGACCGTGGGGCGAAGCCACCGTGTGACGGGCGACAGTCCTCCACGGTGGCCGTCACCGGCCGGACGTCCCCTCGAAACCTCTCGGCGCTCCTCGCGCGTCCGGCGCTATCCACGCGCTCCAGGCCCGAGGTCCCGAGAGGTACGCCATGTCCCTCGACATCGCCGTCGACGCCGACCGTCTCAAGAGCGTCCAGGACGTCCTCCAACTGCTGGAGGACTCCTTCCAGGTCGACTTCATCCCAGGCATCTTCAAGAAGCTGGACGAGAAGCTGCTCGTCGAGCGCGCCGCGTTCCGGACGAACACGCTCGCACAGCGCTACGAGCTGGACGTCTACTTCGGACTCAAGGGCCCCGAGGCGAGCGCCCGCTCACCGTTCCTCAAGGTGGGCATGCACATCACCATCCAGTCCGAGGTCGCCGCGCGCGGCCGTCGTCCGGCCCGCTACGACGGCACGTTGGAGGTCCCGCTCACCGACGAGGCCATCACCCACGTGCCGTTCGCGCTCTACCTGCGCCGCGCCGCCCGGGGCGCGCTCACGACACCTCCCTCGGAGTGAACTCGGCTCACCCTGCGCAGGGCGACAGCGACGTCCCCAGGCAGAAGCGCGCGGACCTCAGCGCCTGCACCACCACCTGGCCGCCGTGGTCCAGGGGCACGCTGCTCCCGCGCTCCAGCACGTAGTCCCGAGGGTCCGACTCGAAGGTGAGCCAGAGCCGGCCCTCGGTACACGTGAGCAGCAGGCCCTCGTCCCCCTGGATGCGTCGGCTCCAGAGCGTCCCTTCGAGCAGCCCCTGGCCGCCCGTCTCCATCCCGGGACGCGCCTCGGGCTTCAGGTGATTCCACAGCGAGCTCCAGAAGCCTCGCCGCGCCGACATGAGCTTGGACTCCATGGCACCACGACCTCCTCATGGCTCACCATGCGCCCCGCCGGGGAAACAGAACAGAGGCAGCAATCTGTCATTGTGACCAGTACAGTTGAAGTCCAAGGAACTGTACTGGTCCGTGCGGTGGGCAGGTGTGTCTGGGCAGCGGAGGCCGGGCCCGTTACCGATACGGGCTGGCGGGAGACGGACTTCGCATCGGGGATGGCATGGGCGCGCTGGCACACAAACCGAAGTTGTACGAGCAGGTGGCGGAGAAGCTGGAGGACGCCATCAACGCGGGCACGCTGCGCGCGGGAGACAGGCTCCCCTCCGTGCGTCAGCTCAGCCTGCGTGAGCAGGTGAGCATCTCCACGGTGCTCCAGGCGTATCTGCATCTGGAGTCGGTGGGGCTCATCGAGACGCGGCCGCAGTCGGGCCACTACGTGCGCCGGCGCGAGCGTCCCCGCCTTGCGGAGCCGCAGGTATCCCGCCCCGCGACCAGCGCCACGCCCGTCACGGTGAGCGCGCTGGTGTCGCGCGTGTACCAGTCGATGCGCGACCCGAACCTCGTACA contains the following coding sequences:
- a CDS encoding DUF2917 domain-containing protein; translated protein: MESKLMSARRGFWSSLWNHLKPEARPGMETGGQGLLEGTLWSRRIQGDEGLLLTCTEGRLWLTFESDPRDYVLERGSSVPLDHGGQVVVQALRSARFCLGTSLSPCAG